The following coding sequences lie in one Lacticaseibacillus pabuli genomic window:
- a CDS encoding protein rep: MNNKEVLVDRSRSGKVRPWRERKLENLQYGDYLQILHYKKAHRVKECGEVLRFVEDEQGHRKLAQTWFCHSRLCPLCNWRRAMKQSNQLTQILEEAVKQRKTGRFLFLTLTVENTTGEQLKSELRQMGRAIRNLMRYKKPAKNLLGYVRSTEVTVNHEADQPMYHHHMHVLLFVKNLYFKGSDNYISQAEWTGYWQRAMKLTYAPIVNVEAVKPNVNRQKNSLLASAQETAKYQVKSKDILTNNQEQDLQVIDDLEQGLGGSRQISYGGLLKEIRKQLQLEDIESGDLVNTDSDEQQVCQVAREIVAKWDYQRKNYFI, translated from the coding sequence TTGAACAATAAAGAGGTTTTGGTTGATCGATCGCGGTCGGGAAAAGTACGACCATGGCGGGAACGTAAGCTGGAAAATCTGCAGTATGGTGACTATTTGCAAATATTGCATTATAAGAAAGCCCATCGAGTTAAAGAATGTGGCGAAGTTTTGCGTTTTGTGGAAGATGAACAGGGACATCGGAAATTAGCGCAGACTTGGTTTTGCCATTCCCGTTTGTGTCCTTTGTGTAATTGGCGACGGGCAATGAAACAATCTAATCAGTTAACTCAAATTTTAGAAGAAGCAGTTAAACAACGAAAGACGGGTCGGTTCTTATTTTTAACTCTGACGGTTGAGAATACAACTGGTGAACAATTAAAGAGTGAGTTACGGCAAATGGGGCGGGCTATCCGTAATTTAATGCGTTATAAAAAGCCAGCTAAAAATTTGTTGGGTTACGTACGTTCAACTGAGGTCACCGTTAATCATGAAGCGGATCAGCCAATGTATCACCACCATATGCATGTTTTATTATTTGTGAAGAACCTTTATTTTAAAGGTTCTGATAATTATATTTCACAGGCAGAATGGACTGGATATTGGCAACGGGCGATGAAATTAACTTATGCGCCAATTGTGAATGTTGAGGCAGTTAAACCAAATGTGAATCGCCAGAAAAATTCGTTATTGGCTAGTGCCCAAGAAACGGCTAAATATCAGGTGAAATCTAAAGATATTTTGACTAATAATCAAGAGCAAGATCTGCAAGTAATTGATGATTTAGAGCAAGGCTTGGGTGGCTCACGGCAAATTAGTTATGGAGGTTTGCTGAAAGAAATTCGTAAGCAGTTGCAGTTAGAGGATATTGAAAGTGGCGATTTAGTAAATACTGATAGTGATGAGCAGCAAGTTTGTCAAGTGGCACGGGAAATAGTAGCTAAATGGGATTATCAGCGAAAAAATTATTTTATTTAA